One segment of Bombus pascuorum chromosome 6, iyBomPasc1.1, whole genome shotgun sequence DNA contains the following:
- the LOC132907737 gene encoding host cell factor isoform X2: MVIMAAPMLKWKRITNPSGPQPRPRHGHRAVALKDLMVVFGGGNEGIVDELHVYNTTTNQWFVPSTKGDIPPGCAAYGFVVDGSRILVFGGMVEYGKYSDELYELQAVRWEWKKLRPRPPENDSPPCPRLGHSFTLIGNKVFLFGGLANDSEDHKNNIPRYLNDLYTLELLPNGGTVWDVPQTNGHAPPPRESHTGVSYNDKTGKTCLVIYGGMSGCRLGDLWYLDVDSMTWHKPVVHGPIPLPRSLHTATLIGHRMYVFGGWVPLVVDDVKVATHEKEWKCTNTLACLNIETWTWEQLTVDTLEENVPRARAGHCAIGMHNKLYVWSGRDGYRKAWNNQVCCKDLWYLEVGKPSAPSKLNLVRASLQALEIQWTPVPSAQYYILQIQKCKPSATTGTFPTVSTPANTATPTTTSAMVTLATDSATSSPVTAAPELPQIPTTIRPSIPPQTPVRVQSTVQSPVQKPIPSQSVTKPSSPLTPRVAGNLIRIRSPLVTTTPTATTATEQAPTSNTTVAGQTPAAMSGIAALAAAAAATPKISMNNVPILPQTTANTIRMKNVQPGQQIRFAAPGATVLRTASPQQSKQIILQKPGQNISGQPQIVHLLKTAQAMVATVPKVSLIPGKTVQATGAKPLNQGAKILRLVNPNTVQGSKILTTMKTSNIVAMSKGQNISGKQTIMITKPGGNGGLVGRNQIIVVTTGSNLRTIQAVTTSQAGSGQTGNITTPVNVLPLSATNHVTNQQGVKMIVVSSGAMGGGTTGKPITITVPGQGGVPKTVTIATKGSPQAIFNPGKSQIVTMPQIQKTPETVTVSGKPVTLQMSGGIGAKTVTLMPTSSTIVTTSSASETIDTSKMLFVPPQKQPSASLASTSDGPATTDAALAALAAEAGLIDPVQESSGDLSFMVSTDDGGAGDGKIEESCNGDETTTAAALVSQMGAGESMQIDRDGNFLIPQVDGPADLLLSDDDEENDKIDLAEDPVLENQEDSQVADSVSMEQDTDAAPVEAVHMDESSIKDPETLSEGASELPVSTSAVEDIPVDPEPSIDAQPDENDIPIEVSNEPEPANETDMQDVNDASVEEAQIKPEISSMQDPIEASSEEASMPDAMELPENDESEQIENNDIKLMAVDTYTSESEKPSVPEHLSPEDSLSQLSQEETQVLEKIKDEAVEPPMDLPEGTPMETLEDNDEPMVTDSCSTSTTVNIPITTSIMQIKLEQPDEPMKQGKIPEPPASSVNSISLLEKEMDIKKPVIPMKVEIKDEPIKKESLKQEKMNGTRTENGDDSTALTTLATAALVSAEQPIKIKAEQTEKEKKEEEWYDVGVTQESRFTVQHYYLPNDEPLDITQPLTMDVFEGRTKVPLEQGTIYKLRIAAVNSCGQSDWSEVSAFRTYVPGFPGAPSAIKISKTADGAHISWEPPPNRNDGPILEYSAYIAMANTAPNNNGEPKTTASNSNLTFTKFYCGTNNSCSVSNSSLSAAYVDTTRTPAIIFRIAARNVKGYGPATQVRWLQQASVASSDQTNFMENNPQVKRRGVNIRLQASSPQKKVKLKRPSS, from the exons ATGGTCATCATGGCGGCACCCATGCTAAAGTGGAAGCGGATCACAAATCCGTCCGGACCCCAGCCAAGACCTAGGCATGGACACAGGGCAGTTGCTCTTAAGGATCTTATGGTCGTTTTCGGCGGTGGAAATGAGGGCATTGTTGACGAGCTTCATGTCTATAACACGA CAACTAATCAATGGTTTGTACCATCAACAAAAGGTGATATTCCACCTGGCTGTGCTGCATATGGATTTGTTGTTGATGGAAGCCGTATTTTGGTTTTTGGTGGTATGGTGGAATATGGAAAGTATTCAGATGAGCTTTATGAACTTCAAGCAGTTAGATGGGAATGGAAAAAATTGAGACCCAGACCACCGGAAAATGATTCTCCACCATGTCCTAGATTAGGACACAGTTTCACCCTTATTGGCAATAAAGTCTTTCTTTTTGGAGGATTGGCTAATGATAGTGAGGATCATAAGAATAATATACCAAGATATTTAAATGACCTATATACCCTTGAACTACTTCCTAATGGAGGAACAGTTTGGGATGTACCACAAACAAATGGGCATGCACCACCACCTAGAGAGTCTCATACCGGAGTATCTTATAATGATAAGACAGGAAAAACCTGTTTAGTGATTTATGGTGGTATGAGTGGCTGTCGTTTGGGTGATTTATGGTATCTTGATGTTGATTCAATGACTTGGCACAAACCAGTGGTTCATGGACCTATTCCATTACCCCGTTCTCTTCATACTGCCACTTTAATTGGTCATCGAATGTACGTTTTTGGAGGATGGGTACCACTTGTTGTTGATGATGTTAAAGTTGCAACACATGAAAAAGAGTGGAAATGCACAAACACGTTGGCTTGTTTAAATATAG AAACTTGGACATGGGAACAGTTAACAGTTGATACTTTGGAGGAAAATGTTCCTCGCGCACGTGCTGGTCACTGCGCGATTGGGATGCATAATAAACTTTATGTATGGTCTGGTCGAGATGGATATCGCAAAGCTTGGAACAATCAG GTTTGTTGTAAAGATTTATGGTACCTCGAAGTCGGTAAACCATCTGCACCATCGAAATTGAATTTAGTTAGGGCTAGTTTGCAAGCACTGGAAATTCAATGGACACCAGTGCCATCTGCACAGTACTACATATTgcaaatacaaaaatgtaaaccTTCAGCGACAACTGGAACATTTCCTACAGTCAGCACTCCAGCAAACACAGCAACACCTACCACGACATCGGCAATGGTTACTCTTGCAACTGATTCTGCTACATCTTCACCTGTTACTGCTGCCCCTGAGCTTCCACAAATTCCAACCACTATTAGACCGTCCATACCTCCACAAACTCCGGTCCGAGTTCAATCAACTGTGCAAAGCCCAGTTCAAAAACCAATACCATCACAAAGCGTAACAAAACCATCAAGTCCATTGACACCAAGAGTAGCCGGAAATCTTATCAGAATTCGTTCTCCTTTAGTTACAACAACGCCAACAGCAACTACTGCTACTGAACAAGCTCCAACTTCTAATACTACAGTGGCAGGCCAAACACCAGCTGCTATGTCAGGAATTGCTGCCTTAGCAGCAGCAGCTGCTGCTACGCCAAAAATAAGCATGAACAATGTACCAATTCTTCCACAAACTACAGCTAATACAATTAGGATGAAAAATGTACAACCAGGCCAACAAATACGTTTCGCTGCCCCTGGAGCAACAGTATTGAGAACTGCTTCACCACAACAAAGTAAACAAATTATCCTACAAAAACCAGGGCAAAATATATCTGGTCAACCCCAGATAGTACATCTTCTGAAAACAGCACAAGCGATGGTAGCAACTGTGCCTAAAGTAAGCCTCATCCCAGGGAAGACTGTTCAAGCAACAGGTGCAAAGCCACTTAATCAGGGGGCTAAAATATTGAGATTAGTAAATCCGAATACTGTACAGGGATCTAAAATTCTTACTACTATGAAAACATCTAACATCGTTGCAATGAGCAAAGGGCAAAATATTAGCGGTAAACAAACGATAATGATTACCAAACCTGGTGGTAATGGTGGATTAGTTGGCCGTAATCAAATAATAGTAGTTACAACGGGATCTAATTTAAGAACTATACAAGCTGTAACTACATCCCAAGCTGGCAGTGGACAAACGGGTAATATTACTACACCTGTAAATGTTTTACCCTTATCAGCTACTAATCACGTAACAAATCAACAAGGAGTAAAGATGATCGTTGTATCATCTGGTGCAATGGGCGGTGGCACTACTGGAAAACCAATTACTATTACAGTTCCAGGCCAAGGTGGTGTTCCAAAAACGGTAACTATTGCAACTAAAGGAAGCCCACAAGCTATCTTTAATCCTGGAAAGAGTCAGATTGTTACCATGCCACAAATACAGAAAACGCCAGAGACTGTCACAGTATCTGGTAAGCCTGTAACATTACAAATGTCTGGAGGAATAGGAGCAAAAACGGTTACTCTCATGCCTACAAGTAGCACAATAGTGACTACTTCAAGTGCATCAGAGACAATAGATACAAGTAAAATGTTATTTGTCCCACCGCAAAAACAACCATCAGCTTCATTGGCATCTACATCTGATGGTCCTGCTACCACTGATGCAGCATTGGCTGCATTAGCTGCAGAGGCAGGTTTAATAGATCCAGTTCAAGAATCTTCTGGTGATCTATCATTCATGGTATCTACAGATGATGGTGGAGCAGGAGATggtaaaatagaagaaagttGTAATGGTGATGAAACTACCACAGCAGCTGCTTTGGTTTCTCAAATGGGAGCTGGTGAATCAATGCAAATTGATAGAGATGGTAACTTTTTAATTCCTCAAGTTGATGGTCCAGCAGATCTTCTTCTGTCTGATGATGACgaagaaaacgataaaattgatttagCGGAAGATCCGGTGTTAGAGAATCAAGAAGATTCACAAGTTGCAGACTCTGTAAGTATGGAGCAAGATACAGATGCAGCACCAGTGGAAGCTGTTCATATGGACGAGTCTTCTATAAAAGATCCAGAAACTTTGTCAGAAGGAGCATCTGAACTTCCTGTTTCTACAAGCGCTGTAGAAGATATTCCGGTAGATCCAGAACCTTCCATTGATGCTCAGCCAGACGAAAATGACATACCTATTGAAGTTTCTAATGAACCAGAACCAGCAAATGAAACTGATATGCAAgatgtgaatgatgcatcagTTGAAGAAGCACAAATAAAACCTGAAATTTCTAGTATGCAGGATCCAATAGAAGCTTCATCAGAAGAAGCATCCATGCCAGATGCTATGGAACTGCCAGAAAATGATGAAAGTGAACAGAttgaaaataatgatataaaattaatggcAGTGGATACGTATACTTCTGAGTCTGAGAAACCATCTGTTCCTGAACATTTATCACCTGAAGATAGTTTATCACAGCTCTCTCAAGAGGAAACTCAagttttagaaaaaattaaagatgaGGCTGTGGAGCCACCAATGGATCTTCCTGAAGGAACTCCAATGGAAACATTAGAGGACAACGATGAACCAATGGTTACAGATTCTTGTTCAACTTCTACCACTGTTAATATTCCAATCACAACATCCATCATGCAGATAAAATTAGAACAGCCTGATGAGCCAATGAAACAAGGAAAGATTCCTGAACCACCAGCATCATCTGTCAATAGTATTAGTCTTCTTGAGAAGGAAATGGATATTAAAAAACCAGTAATTCCAATGAAAGTGGAAATAAAAGACGAACCTatcaaaaaagaaagtttgaaacaagAAAAGATGAATGGTACTAGAACAGAAAATGGAGATGATTCCACGGCATTAACTACGTTGGCTACAGCTGCCTTAGTTTCGGCAGAACaaccaataaaaataaaggcTGAACAG actgaaaaagaaaaaaaagaagaagaatggtATGATGTAGGAGTAACACAGGAATCACGATTTACTGTACAACATTATTACTTACCTAATGATGAACCTTTAGATATAACGCAACCATTAACTATGGATGTTTTTGAAGGAAGAACAAAGGTTCCTTTAGAACAGGGAACTATTTATAAACTTAGAATTGCTGCTGTGAATAGTTGTGGACAAAGTGATTGGAGTGAG gTATCGGCGTTCAGAACATATGTTCCGGGATTCCCCGGGGCACCTAGCGctataaaaattagtaaaacgGCAGACGGTGCTCATATTTCATGGGAACCACCGCCTAACAGAAATGATGGACCCATTTTGGAATATTCTGCCTACATAGCTATGGCGAATACCGCACCAAATAATAACGGAGAACCAAAGACAACGGCGTCGAATTCGAACCtaacatttacaaaattttattgcgGTACAAACAATTCTTGTTCGGTATCTAATAGTTCCCTTAGTGCCGCTTATGTTGATACTACTCGAACACCGGccataatatttagaatagCAGCACGAAATGTTAAAGGATATGGGCCAGCAACGCAAGTTAGGTGGTTACAACAAG CATCTGTAGCGTCATCAGATCAAACTAATTTTATGGAGAACAACCCTCAAGTGAAGAGACGTGGTGTAAATATACGCTTACAAGCAAGCTCCCCACAGAAGAAGGTGAAACTAAAGAGACCAAGTAGCTAA
- the LOC132907737 gene encoding host cell factor isoform X1, producing MVIMAAPMLKWKRITNPSGPQPRPRHGHRAVALKDLMVVFGGGNEGIVDELHVYNTTTNQWFVPSTKGDIPPGCAAYGFVVDGSRILVFGGMVEYGKYSDELYELQAVRWEWKKLRPRPPENDSPPCPRLGHSFTLIGNKVFLFGGLANDSEDHKNNIPRYLNDLYTLELLPNGGTVWDVPQTNGHAPPPRESHTGVSYNDKTGKTCLVIYGGMSGCRLGDLWYLDVDSMTWHKPVVHGPIPLPRSLHTATLIGHRMYVFGGWVPLVVDDVKVATHEKEWKCTNTLACLNIETWTWEQLTVDTLEENVPRARAGHCAIGMHNKLYVWSGRDGYRKAWNNQVRVCCKDLWYLEVGKPSAPSKLNLVRASLQALEIQWTPVPSAQYYILQIQKCKPSATTGTFPTVSTPANTATPTTTSAMVTLATDSATSSPVTAAPELPQIPTTIRPSIPPQTPVRVQSTVQSPVQKPIPSQSVTKPSSPLTPRVAGNLIRIRSPLVTTTPTATTATEQAPTSNTTVAGQTPAAMSGIAALAAAAAATPKISMNNVPILPQTTANTIRMKNVQPGQQIRFAAPGATVLRTASPQQSKQIILQKPGQNISGQPQIVHLLKTAQAMVATVPKVSLIPGKTVQATGAKPLNQGAKILRLVNPNTVQGSKILTTMKTSNIVAMSKGQNISGKQTIMITKPGGNGGLVGRNQIIVVTTGSNLRTIQAVTTSQAGSGQTGNITTPVNVLPLSATNHVTNQQGVKMIVVSSGAMGGGTTGKPITITVPGQGGVPKTVTIATKGSPQAIFNPGKSQIVTMPQIQKTPETVTVSGKPVTLQMSGGIGAKTVTLMPTSSTIVTTSSASETIDTSKMLFVPPQKQPSASLASTSDGPATTDAALAALAAEAGLIDPVQESSGDLSFMVSTDDGGAGDGKIEESCNGDETTTAAALVSQMGAGESMQIDRDGNFLIPQVDGPADLLLSDDDEENDKIDLAEDPVLENQEDSQVADSVSMEQDTDAAPVEAVHMDESSIKDPETLSEGASELPVSTSAVEDIPVDPEPSIDAQPDENDIPIEVSNEPEPANETDMQDVNDASVEEAQIKPEISSMQDPIEASSEEASMPDAMELPENDESEQIENNDIKLMAVDTYTSESEKPSVPEHLSPEDSLSQLSQEETQVLEKIKDEAVEPPMDLPEGTPMETLEDNDEPMVTDSCSTSTTVNIPITTSIMQIKLEQPDEPMKQGKIPEPPASSVNSISLLEKEMDIKKPVIPMKVEIKDEPIKKESLKQEKMNGTRTENGDDSTALTTLATAALVSAEQPIKIKAEQTEKEKKEEEWYDVGVTQESRFTVQHYYLPNDEPLDITQPLTMDVFEGRTKVPLEQGTIYKLRIAAVNSCGQSDWSEVSAFRTYVPGFPGAPSAIKISKTADGAHISWEPPPNRNDGPILEYSAYIAMANTAPNNNGEPKTTASNSNLTFTKFYCGTNNSCSVSNSSLSAAYVDTTRTPAIIFRIAARNVKGYGPATQVRWLQQASVASSDQTNFMENNPQVKRRGVNIRLQASSPQKKVKLKRPSS from the exons ATGGTCATCATGGCGGCACCCATGCTAAAGTGGAAGCGGATCACAAATCCGTCCGGACCCCAGCCAAGACCTAGGCATGGACACAGGGCAGTTGCTCTTAAGGATCTTATGGTCGTTTTCGGCGGTGGAAATGAGGGCATTGTTGACGAGCTTCATGTCTATAACACGA CAACTAATCAATGGTTTGTACCATCAACAAAAGGTGATATTCCACCTGGCTGTGCTGCATATGGATTTGTTGTTGATGGAAGCCGTATTTTGGTTTTTGGTGGTATGGTGGAATATGGAAAGTATTCAGATGAGCTTTATGAACTTCAAGCAGTTAGATGGGAATGGAAAAAATTGAGACCCAGACCACCGGAAAATGATTCTCCACCATGTCCTAGATTAGGACACAGTTTCACCCTTATTGGCAATAAAGTCTTTCTTTTTGGAGGATTGGCTAATGATAGTGAGGATCATAAGAATAATATACCAAGATATTTAAATGACCTATATACCCTTGAACTACTTCCTAATGGAGGAACAGTTTGGGATGTACCACAAACAAATGGGCATGCACCACCACCTAGAGAGTCTCATACCGGAGTATCTTATAATGATAAGACAGGAAAAACCTGTTTAGTGATTTATGGTGGTATGAGTGGCTGTCGTTTGGGTGATTTATGGTATCTTGATGTTGATTCAATGACTTGGCACAAACCAGTGGTTCATGGACCTATTCCATTACCCCGTTCTCTTCATACTGCCACTTTAATTGGTCATCGAATGTACGTTTTTGGAGGATGGGTACCACTTGTTGTTGATGATGTTAAAGTTGCAACACATGAAAAAGAGTGGAAATGCACAAACACGTTGGCTTGTTTAAATATAG AAACTTGGACATGGGAACAGTTAACAGTTGATACTTTGGAGGAAAATGTTCCTCGCGCACGTGCTGGTCACTGCGCGATTGGGATGCATAATAAACTTTATGTATGGTCTGGTCGAGATGGATATCGCAAAGCTTGGAACAATCAGGTTAGG GTTTGTTGTAAAGATTTATGGTACCTCGAAGTCGGTAAACCATCTGCACCATCGAAATTGAATTTAGTTAGGGCTAGTTTGCAAGCACTGGAAATTCAATGGACACCAGTGCCATCTGCACAGTACTACATATTgcaaatacaaaaatgtaaaccTTCAGCGACAACTGGAACATTTCCTACAGTCAGCACTCCAGCAAACACAGCAACACCTACCACGACATCGGCAATGGTTACTCTTGCAACTGATTCTGCTACATCTTCACCTGTTACTGCTGCCCCTGAGCTTCCACAAATTCCAACCACTATTAGACCGTCCATACCTCCACAAACTCCGGTCCGAGTTCAATCAACTGTGCAAAGCCCAGTTCAAAAACCAATACCATCACAAAGCGTAACAAAACCATCAAGTCCATTGACACCAAGAGTAGCCGGAAATCTTATCAGAATTCGTTCTCCTTTAGTTACAACAACGCCAACAGCAACTACTGCTACTGAACAAGCTCCAACTTCTAATACTACAGTGGCAGGCCAAACACCAGCTGCTATGTCAGGAATTGCTGCCTTAGCAGCAGCAGCTGCTGCTACGCCAAAAATAAGCATGAACAATGTACCAATTCTTCCACAAACTACAGCTAATACAATTAGGATGAAAAATGTACAACCAGGCCAACAAATACGTTTCGCTGCCCCTGGAGCAACAGTATTGAGAACTGCTTCACCACAACAAAGTAAACAAATTATCCTACAAAAACCAGGGCAAAATATATCTGGTCAACCCCAGATAGTACATCTTCTGAAAACAGCACAAGCGATGGTAGCAACTGTGCCTAAAGTAAGCCTCATCCCAGGGAAGACTGTTCAAGCAACAGGTGCAAAGCCACTTAATCAGGGGGCTAAAATATTGAGATTAGTAAATCCGAATACTGTACAGGGATCTAAAATTCTTACTACTATGAAAACATCTAACATCGTTGCAATGAGCAAAGGGCAAAATATTAGCGGTAAACAAACGATAATGATTACCAAACCTGGTGGTAATGGTGGATTAGTTGGCCGTAATCAAATAATAGTAGTTACAACGGGATCTAATTTAAGAACTATACAAGCTGTAACTACATCCCAAGCTGGCAGTGGACAAACGGGTAATATTACTACACCTGTAAATGTTTTACCCTTATCAGCTACTAATCACGTAACAAATCAACAAGGAGTAAAGATGATCGTTGTATCATCTGGTGCAATGGGCGGTGGCACTACTGGAAAACCAATTACTATTACAGTTCCAGGCCAAGGTGGTGTTCCAAAAACGGTAACTATTGCAACTAAAGGAAGCCCACAAGCTATCTTTAATCCTGGAAAGAGTCAGATTGTTACCATGCCACAAATACAGAAAACGCCAGAGACTGTCACAGTATCTGGTAAGCCTGTAACATTACAAATGTCTGGAGGAATAGGAGCAAAAACGGTTACTCTCATGCCTACAAGTAGCACAATAGTGACTACTTCAAGTGCATCAGAGACAATAGATACAAGTAAAATGTTATTTGTCCCACCGCAAAAACAACCATCAGCTTCATTGGCATCTACATCTGATGGTCCTGCTACCACTGATGCAGCATTGGCTGCATTAGCTGCAGAGGCAGGTTTAATAGATCCAGTTCAAGAATCTTCTGGTGATCTATCATTCATGGTATCTACAGATGATGGTGGAGCAGGAGATggtaaaatagaagaaagttGTAATGGTGATGAAACTACCACAGCAGCTGCTTTGGTTTCTCAAATGGGAGCTGGTGAATCAATGCAAATTGATAGAGATGGTAACTTTTTAATTCCTCAAGTTGATGGTCCAGCAGATCTTCTTCTGTCTGATGATGACgaagaaaacgataaaattgatttagCGGAAGATCCGGTGTTAGAGAATCAAGAAGATTCACAAGTTGCAGACTCTGTAAGTATGGAGCAAGATACAGATGCAGCACCAGTGGAAGCTGTTCATATGGACGAGTCTTCTATAAAAGATCCAGAAACTTTGTCAGAAGGAGCATCTGAACTTCCTGTTTCTACAAGCGCTGTAGAAGATATTCCGGTAGATCCAGAACCTTCCATTGATGCTCAGCCAGACGAAAATGACATACCTATTGAAGTTTCTAATGAACCAGAACCAGCAAATGAAACTGATATGCAAgatgtgaatgatgcatcagTTGAAGAAGCACAAATAAAACCTGAAATTTCTAGTATGCAGGATCCAATAGAAGCTTCATCAGAAGAAGCATCCATGCCAGATGCTATGGAACTGCCAGAAAATGATGAAAGTGAACAGAttgaaaataatgatataaaattaatggcAGTGGATACGTATACTTCTGAGTCTGAGAAACCATCTGTTCCTGAACATTTATCACCTGAAGATAGTTTATCACAGCTCTCTCAAGAGGAAACTCAagttttagaaaaaattaaagatgaGGCTGTGGAGCCACCAATGGATCTTCCTGAAGGAACTCCAATGGAAACATTAGAGGACAACGATGAACCAATGGTTACAGATTCTTGTTCAACTTCTACCACTGTTAATATTCCAATCACAACATCCATCATGCAGATAAAATTAGAACAGCCTGATGAGCCAATGAAACAAGGAAAGATTCCTGAACCACCAGCATCATCTGTCAATAGTATTAGTCTTCTTGAGAAGGAAATGGATATTAAAAAACCAGTAATTCCAATGAAAGTGGAAATAAAAGACGAACCTatcaaaaaagaaagtttgaaacaagAAAAGATGAATGGTACTAGAACAGAAAATGGAGATGATTCCACGGCATTAACTACGTTGGCTACAGCTGCCTTAGTTTCGGCAGAACaaccaataaaaataaaggcTGAACAG actgaaaaagaaaaaaaagaagaagaatggtATGATGTAGGAGTAACACAGGAATCACGATTTACTGTACAACATTATTACTTACCTAATGATGAACCTTTAGATATAACGCAACCATTAACTATGGATGTTTTTGAAGGAAGAACAAAGGTTCCTTTAGAACAGGGAACTATTTATAAACTTAGAATTGCTGCTGTGAATAGTTGTGGACAAAGTGATTGGAGTGAG gTATCGGCGTTCAGAACATATGTTCCGGGATTCCCCGGGGCACCTAGCGctataaaaattagtaaaacgGCAGACGGTGCTCATATTTCATGGGAACCACCGCCTAACAGAAATGATGGACCCATTTTGGAATATTCTGCCTACATAGCTATGGCGAATACCGCACCAAATAATAACGGAGAACCAAAGACAACGGCGTCGAATTCGAACCtaacatttacaaaattttattgcgGTACAAACAATTCTTGTTCGGTATCTAATAGTTCCCTTAGTGCCGCTTATGTTGATACTACTCGAACACCGGccataatatttagaatagCAGCACGAAATGTTAAAGGATATGGGCCAGCAACGCAAGTTAGGTGGTTACAACAAG CATCTGTAGCGTCATCAGATCAAACTAATTTTATGGAGAACAACCCTCAAGTGAAGAGACGTGGTGTAAATATACGCTTACAAGCAAGCTCCCCACAGAAGAAGGTGAAACTAAAGAGACCAAGTAGCTAA